The DNA window CTGTCAGCATTCTGGCGCCAGTATTCCAGGAGGTGATCGTCCCGTCGGGGGTGCTGCCGACGATCGCATTCTCTGTCGAGGTGACGATCGCGGCCAGGCGCGCCTCTGCTTCATGTCCGATCTTCAATTCGGTGATGTCGGTCAGGATATGGACCGCACCGAGCAACCTGTTCTGGTCGTCCATCACCGGGTCGACGGTCGCGATGAACCAGCGGTCCTGAATCTGGACCTGGTAACTCTCCCGCCGCAAGGATGTTTTCATCCTCACGAAGGGGCACCCACTGGTGAAGTGTTCAGTCCTGTGCACAACATGGTAACAGTGCTGTCCTATGATCGCTTCCGGCTCCATGCCGACCAGGTCTGCAGCGGCCCGGTTGACCCTGAGGATCTCCCCTGAGGTGTTGAGGATGTAGATCGGGTCGACGATTGCGTCGAAGGTTCGTTCCCACTCATTTATACAGGCCCTATAGGCGTCTGTCTCCTCCTCGTTTCCTGGTGAACTCTCTCTCTTCATGTTCTCGTCCCTCCTTCGATTGTATCCATCGTCTTCTGTCAAACCTTCAGCAGATCAGGCCTCGTTGAAGTCGCGGACCTGATACTCCAGCGTCTGAAGATCCACTTCGACGGCTCGGGCCGGAGTCGGGTTGATATTCATCTGCTTCTGGAATCCGGTCTGCCCCTGCCAGGTGCCGGCATTGATCCCGAGCACCCCGCGGTACCGGGTGATCCCCATGATATGGACATGGCCGGTCAGCAGGATCTCAGGGATCGGATTGATCACCAGCCGGTCCAGTTTGGACGCGGCAATCGGGGTCCTCCTTCCGTACGACGGAGCCAGGTGCCTCCGCTGCAACATCTCCTCCATCATCTGCCCCGGATTTTCGTACGTGGCGCCGGGGATCAGGCTGATCATATCATCGATCGACCGACCGTGATACATCAGCACCCGCACCCCCTGCAGACTGATCAATGCCGGGTTCTCGACGACGGTACAGTTCTCCGGGAACGAACCGGTGAACTTGTCTGGGAGGGCCGGCTGTGGTTCGGCTCCCCGAACCACATCGTGGTTACCGGGGGAGACGACGATCTTCAGCCTCTTCGGCAGTTCGGCGAGCATCTCCCCGAAGGCATTGTACTGTTCATAGATATTCTGAATGACCAGTTCCTGCTCCTGGCCGGGGTAGACCCCGATCCCGTCCACAACGTCCCCGGCGATCAGCAGGTACGAGACATCGGCGGTCTTGAGCCATGCGGCGAACCGGTCCCAGGCCTCAGGAAGGAAGGTGTTGGAGCCGACATGCACATCTGATATCAGCACCGCCCTTCCCGGCGTTTTGCTCAGAAACGGGGCATGGTTCATCGGGATGTCCGGCCGGATCAGCTGGTTCCCGAAGAAGAGCGTCCCTTCAGGCGACAGGGTTCCCCGAACCCCGATCACTTCGTCCGGGATCAGCCGCTCTGCCTCGGAGAAGTCGGGCCGGTTCTTGTTGAAGAGAACTGCGATCGTCCCGGTCGGGTCCTCGACCTGGACGATCTTGTGCCCTTTGGTCGAAGTCCGGGAGTCTCCGACCATCCCGATGATCGTGCACTCCTGCTGTTTGTATCGGGTCGTCTTCACCAGCGCCTCGATTGGCATTGCATGAGCCCGGGCCCGAACGATCCCGCCGAGCTGGTTGTACCGGTCCCGGAAGTAGTGGACATAATCGTGAACACTGGTGACGGCCTCTGAGGTGCCGGCGATACCGGCCAGCACCTCCAGCCCCGGGTCAGTCAGGAACCGGGTTCCGTCTCGCTCTGCACGGAGTTTCGGGATCACCGCCGGTGAGACGACGACGGTCTGGTCTGAAGCGTCTCGGATCACCTGGTCGACCAGGGTCGGATCGTTCTGCTCCTGAAGGTACCTGACCACATCCGGATGGACCTGCAGTTTCGTCTCGATGAACCGTTGCAGAATCTCGCTGGCCTTGAGCATTCTGATCAGTATTGTACCGGCTGGTGGATAATGGTGTGGAAGAGGGTACCATTAATAGATGGCTCGACAAATTTAGCAGCAGACAATGTCAGGATCAAAGGATAATCCGGAGAAACCGTCGCTTCTGACTGCACTCAGGACCAGTGAGGAGCAGAAGTTTTCGCTCGCCAGGGACCTGATCTGGGTGGTCGGAGTCGTGGGTGGAATTGCACTGCTGCTCTTCCTGGTCACGGGAACCTGGCCGGCGGTCGTGACGATCGAATCCGAGAGCATGACCCCGAATATGAACGTCGGGGACCTGGTGCTGGTCGTGCAGCAGGACCGGTTCGGAGCGCTGGAGACCCTGGAGGAGGGGGCCCTGAACGGGTATGGAAAGTATAACTCCCTCCCGAACAACTCCGGCCAGAAGGTCTATGGAGATGTGATCATCTACCGGCCGAACGGGGATACTGCGATACATCCGATCATCCATCGTGCGATCAGGTACGTGAACGATTCGGTGGCCGCTGCCGCCTATCATGCCTCGCATGGGGGGTATATCACAAAAGGAGACCACAACACGATCGAGGACCAGCAGGGCGGATTGGCCGGGATAGGCCAGATCCAGCCGGTCAAACCCGAATGGGTCGTTGGAAAGGTGCTCTTTGTGGTTCCGCTGGTCGGCCTGCTCCCGCTCCACCTGCCTGAAGTGGTGGTGGTGGTGGTGGTGCTGATGCTGGGCTATGAACTCTATCTCAGGTCGCGCAGGGATGAATCCGGGGATCAGAAACGAAAGAAAGGAAAGCGGGGACGTTGAAAGGAGAGAGAACAATGGATACCGATGTCATACTGCATGATGTGCTGGCCGGCCGTCGGCTGACTGAAGCCGAGGGGCTGCACCTGCTCTCGATCCGGGGGCGCGAGATCTTCAAGGTCCTCGCTGCGGCCGATGAGCTTCGCGAGGAGCGGGTCGGCGAGGCCGTCACCTATGTCAGAAATCAGAACCTTCACGTGACCAACATCTGCAAGAACCTCTGTGGGTTCTGCGGGTTCGGGCGAAGATCCGGTGACGAAGGAGCCTACCTGAACAGCATCGATGTGATCACAGAGAATGCTCTGCTGGCGAAAGAACGGGGGGTCACCGAGGTCTGTTTCCTCTCGGGTGTGCACCCGGCATTCACGCTCCAGTCCTACATGGACATGATCGGGGCCGTCCATGCGGTGATCCTAGAGGCAGATATTCACGCCTGCAGCCCAGAGGAGGTCTCGTTCGTCGCAAAGAAGAGCGGACTTTCCACGGCCGAGGTGCTCGATCAACTGCGGGCCGCCGGCCTCGGGACCCTGCAGGGAACTGCAGCAGAGATCCTGGTGCAGGAGGTTCGGGATGTGATCTGTCCGCGCAAGGTTCCTGGTGCAGAATGGATCCGGATCATCAAGGAGGCGCATGGTATGGGGATCCGTTCGACCGCCACCATCATGTACGGCTCCTGCGAGTCAGCCAGGGACCGAATCCGGCATCTGGGAATGCTGCGTGAGATCCAGGACGAGACCGGAGGGTTCACCGAACTGGTCCCCATGACGTACATCCATCAGAACACCCCGCTCTTTATGGCAGGTAAGGCCCCCTCAGGGGCCACCGGAAGCGAAGATCTGCTGCTGCTGGCTGTCTCGCGCCTCTTCCTCGACAACTTCGATCACATTCAGGTCTCCTGGGGGAAACTCGGGCTGAAGATGACCCAGATCGGGCTCCTCTCTGGTGGTGATGACCTCGGTGGGACGATGTATGTTGACGATGTTACCGTGGACGCCGGGGCGAAGGAGGCTGCTTACCTCGATCCCACCGAGATGGGCAGGATCTGCAAGGATCTGGGTCGACCGCTGATCGAGCGGAACACCGTCTACCAGCCGGTGCACCGGACGTCCTGACGTCCAGCAAAAATAATAAAAAATCTATTTTAGTTTGCAGAGAGGAGATCGAGCGCTTCTCTGCCGGTCTGCCCTTCCCTGACCCCGAGGGCCGCGGCGGCCTGGTTTGCGCTCTTGATCGTGCCGGCGAGCAGGTCGTCGATCGTCTGTATGGACGGGCCGCTCGCTGGTTTCACCTTTGCTGCAGGGTAGGTGAAGTTCTGCAGGGCGTCGACGTCAAAGGCTCCGCACCCGACCATGCCTCTGGCGGCGATCACCGCGACCAGGTTCACCGGCCCTGCCGGGATGACGATCCCTCTTCCAATCCCTCCTTTCAGGTGTACTTCAGTCTCTGTCATATCCCAGTACTTCTGACGCCGGCCCCGTTAACCCTGATCAATCGTTCGGGCGGAGCAGGTGGACGATCGCATCCCCGAGCCGTTCGGCTTCGCTGACGGCCCGTCGATCGTTCAACACATCGCCGGCTTTGAACCCGCGTCCGATCACACTGCCGATAAAGGCGAACTGGTGGGTGTTCAGAAAGGCCTCCAGCGTCTCGATCGCCCGTTCGGCCCCCTTGTCCGCATGGACGGCGATGGCCACCCCGTGTCTCCCGATCAGCCGTTTATCGTGGTACAGCGAGTAGGTCCGATCGATGAAGTTCTTCAGGTGGCCGCAGACCTCGTAGAAGTAGACCGGCCCGCCGACCACCAGCACCTGAGCATCGATGACCATGTCGGCCACTGCCTCCCAGTCGTCCTCGAGGATGCACCGGTGTTCGGTGCTGCAGTATTCACAGCCGGTGCAGGGCTGGATCTCCTTTCCTGCCAGCGAGACAAAGTTCGTGGAGAGGCCGCCGGCAGTGCACTGGTCGAGGACGATGTTCACCAGTGCCGCGGTGTTCCCGTGCAGCCGGGTGCTCCCGGATAGTCCGCATACATCCATGCCTGTCGATCACCTCTCCTCTCATATCACTCTTCTGATCGCCGGCGCCAGGCCCAGCCCCTCCATCGCTGTGCAGACCTCGCCGACCGGATCCGACGGGCGATAGAAGAGGTGCGACCTGCAGTGGCAGTCACTCGACCCGAATCCCTGCACCGATCTCCCACCGATGGCTGCTGCCAGGGCGCATTCGAGGGGGGCCTCCGTCTCTGCGGTGATCACCACTGCCAGCCTGAACCGGTCCGAGAGGAGCAGGCGATCGATGTGCCAGGTGGGGCGCCGGTCCCTGGCCGCCGCCAGTCGCTGGTGCCGATCCGCCCGGGCGAGCCCCCCCGACCCCTGTGCAGAGCCGACATACAGGTGCCACCCCTCCAAAAAGGTCCGTTCCCCGAGCCTTCCAATTGAAAGGCTGGTAGGACTGTTCCTGAGACAGAGGCAGTAGATCCCTTTACCAGCCACGTCTGCAGAGGACTGCGGCTGCTGCGATCTGCATGGCGCCGCCGTGGTCGACCGGCTCGCCATGGCCGGGGTAGAACCCCTCGACCTCCAGTTTCTGCAGCGACATCAGCGACTCCTCCATCGCTGCTGCCGAGCCGGTCGGAAAGTCGGTCCTGCCGCAGGCCCCGTCGGTGAAGACGGTGTCCCCTGATATGAGCAGATGTTCCTCCTCAGAGTACAGGCAGATCGAGCCGGCGGTATGCCCGGGTGTCGGGATCACCAGCAGCCCGCCGATCACCTCGCCACCCTGCAGTTTCTGATCAGGTGCGATTCGTGGTGAATGCTCTCCAAAGTGATTTGCCAGGGAGATCTCGTCGCGGAAGAGCGCCTCGGCATCGGCGGTGTGGATACAGACCCTGGCACTGCACATGTGGGCGATCTCCTTGAGATAAGCGGTGTGATCGTAGTGGCCGTGGGTCAGGATGATCGTGCTGATCTGGTCTTTGTATCGTTCGACGGCCATCGGCAGCACTCCTGCATCGACGAGGACATCGCCAAAGAGGTAACTGTTGGCCTGCGCGTCCCGTCCCGGGATCCATCTGACTGGCATGCAGAATAATAAGGAGTCCTGACAAATGTGTGTTATGCATAGCCTGATCCATGAATGTCTCCATGGTGTGCCTTCAGAGGTCGAAACCATTGCACGGGACGAAGGACTTGTACCCCGACAGGCCGCACGCGCCGTCGCACGGGGCAGGATCGCCGTGCTTGCCAACCCGGTTCGGCCACATCGGATCGCTGCGGTCGGCGAGGGGTGCCGGGTCAAGGTGAACGTGAACATCGGCACCTCTGGACAGCGGTGCGACCCGGTTCTTGAGATGGAGAAGGGGCGGGCGGCTCTGGCCGAGGGTGCCGACGCGCTGATGGATCTATCGACCGGCGGGGATCTGCAGGCGATTCGAAAGGAGATCCTGACCCTCGACGCTCCGGTCGGGACGGTTCCGATCTATGAGGCGGTCCGGCGAGCCGGGAATGTCACCGACGTCGACGCCGACCTGCTCTTCCGGGTGATCCGCGAGCACTGCAAGCAGGGGGTCGACTTCCTGACCCTCCACTGCGGGGTGAACCTGCAGGCCCTCGATGCGCTGAAGTCCGACCCGCGGATCATGGGCGTCGTCTCCCGCGGCGGGTCGTTCCATGTCGCGATGATGCTCTCGAGCGGTGAGGAGAACCCGCTCTATGCCGAGTTCGATTACCTGCTCGAGATACTCGCCGACACCGGCGTCGTGATCAGTCTCGGTGACGGGATGCGCCCGGGGTGCATGCAGGATGCCGAGCGGCATGCAAAGGCGACCGAGTACCTCACGCTCGGCCGGCTGGCCAAACGCTCGCTCGATGCTGGGGTGCAGCGGATGATCGAGGGGCCGGGGCACATTCCGATCACGCAGGTCGGTTACAATGTGAAGATGATCAAGGAACTGACCGATGACGCTCCCCTGTATCTGCTCGGGCCGCTGGTCACCGATATCGGGGCCGGCTACGACCACGTGGTCGGTGCGATCGGAGGGGCGATCGCCTGTATGAACGGGGCCGACTTCCTCTGCATGGTCTCCCCGAGTGAGCACCTGGCCCTGCCGGACGTGCAGGACATCATCGAGGGGACCCGCGTTGCCTGCCTGTCTGCTCATATCGGGGACCTGGCACGGGACCCGAAGGGGCATTACATGCAGCGCGAGGTGCAGATGGCAGAGGCCCGGCGGAGGCTCGACTGGGACGAGCAGTTCAAGCTGGCCCTCTTCGGTGAGCGGGCGAAGGCGGTCCATGTCCGTGACGGCGAGACCGAGACCTGTTCTATGTGCGGGGATCTCTGTGCACTCAAGATCGTGGATAAACTGCTCCCTGCACCTGATGTGACTCCAAAAAAAGAAGAATAATTTTTTAATTAATTTTCAGACGCCCGCTGCATGCAGGATCCTGATCGCCAGGTATGCAGCATTGGCCCCGTTGTCGATTCCGACACAGGCCACCGGCACTCCTTTGGGCATCTGCACGATCGAGAGGAGCGCATCGAGGCCGCCGAGCGAACCGCTGACCGGCACCCCGATCACCGGCCGTCTTGTCCGGGCTGCGATCACCCCCGGCAGCGCTGCCGAGAGGCCGGCGATCGCGATGAAGACGTTTGCATCACAGGTTCTGATGTACTCGTCGAGCCGGTCAGGGTCGCGGTGTGCAGAGAGGACCTGGTAGTCATAGGGGATCCCTTCCTCGTCGAGGACGGTGGTCACCTTCTGTACGATCTGCTGATCAGAGGCAGATCCTGCGATGATCGATATAACTGCCATAAAAGACCTCCAGCTTATATCCATATTCTCCCATATATAGTGGTAGACACACTGCTCTGTGTGTCGAACTCCAGGATAGACCCGGCTGTGATCGCTGGTCTCCTGGTCTGGACTGATCCATATGGAGAACGAACCGTTACTGATGCTGCCAGGGCCGGTACCGATGCCTGAACGGGTCCGGTACGCCATGATGCAGCAGGCGATGAACCATCGCAGCGCAGCGTTTGGCGCTGTCTATGCAGACTGTGTAAAGACGCTGAAGACCACCTTTGGGACCACCAATGACCTCTCAATCCTCTCGGGATCCGGGACCGCTGCGATGGAGGCTGCGGTCGCCAACTTCGGAAAGGGTAAACAGATTGCTTCGCTGGTCAACGGCAAGTTCGGCGATCGACTCTGTAAGATCGGGGCCCTGTACGGGACCTCGCACGAAATAGCCTCTGAATGGGGAACCCCGCTGAACCTCGACCTCCTCGCTGAAAACCTGGAGAACGGCGCTGAAGTGGTGACCCTGGTGCACAACGAGACCTCCGCAGGGATCAAGAACCCGGCGGCTGAGGTAGGGAAACTGACACGTAAGCATGACGCCCTCTTCATCATGGACGGGATCACCTCGATCGGCGGCGATCTGGTCGAGGCTGACCGGTGGGGCGTCGATGTCGCAATGGTCGGCTCGCAGAAGTGCCTGGCCGCGCCGGCCGGGCTGGCCGCCATATCGGTATCAGAACGGGCCTGGGAACGGATCGCCGACCAGCGACCGTTCTACCTGGACCTCGCCGCCTACCGGAAGAATGCTGCCAAGACCCCGATGGAGACCCCGTACACGCCGGCGGTTCCACTCTTCCTGGCGCTCAGGGAGGCATGTGCCATCGTCGAGGAGGAGGGGCTTACTCACCGGATCGCCCGACATACCCGGATGGCCGATGCGGTCAGGGCTGCAGTCAAGGCCTGGGGGCTCACGCTCTTCCCGACGCTCGACCAGTACCATGCCTACTCGAACACCGCCACCGCCGTCAGCATACCTGACGGGATGACCGACGACGACCTTCGCGGACCGGTGAAGAAGATGGGGATCATCATCGCCGGCGGCCAGGACCACCTGAAGGGGAAGATCTTCCGGATTGGGACCATGGGTGCGGTCAGCGCCCCCGAGATCCTGGCCACGCTTGCGGCCGTCCAGTACGCGCTGAAGAAGCACGGCCTTGAGGTCGGGGACGGTGTCGGTGCTGCCGCCGAGGTGCTGGGATGAGGGTTGGGGTGGCTGACACCACCTTTGCACGTGTAAATATGGGGGCGATCGCGATCGATGAGCTCAAGCGGCACGCCAGCGTGTCCGTGGAGCGGTACACCGTTCCGGGGGTCAAGGACCTCCCGGTCGCCTGCAAGAAACTGATCGAGGAACGGCGGTGCGACATCGTGATGGCGCTCGGGATGCCGGGGGGCAAGGATAAGGACAAGATGTGTGCCCACGAGGCTTCACAGGGTCTGATCCATGCTCAGCTGCTGACCAACCATCACATCATCGAGGTCTTCGTCCATGAGGACGAGGCAGAGAACGACGCAGAACTGGCCTGGCTCGCCGAGCAGCGGACCCGGGAGCATGCCGTCAGCGCAATCAGGCTGATCCTGGCCCCAAAAGAGCTCGAGCGGGATGCCGGCACCGGGCAGCGGCAGGGTTTTGCCGATGCCGGCCCTGCACGCCGGTGAGAGTCATAACGACTATATGGATTATAATGTGATACAGAAACCTGGGAGTTTGAAGATATGGCGATGAAGGCAATAAAACTGGGATTTGTGGTGGCAGAGTTCAACCGTGACATCACCTACATGATGGAGATCGAGGCACGCGAGCATGCGACCTTCCTCGGCGCTGAAGTGACCGAGTGCATCTACGTGCCCGGGGCGTACGACATGCCGCTCGCGATCAAGAAGATGCTGACCGACGGCCGGGTCGACGCCGTGGTCACGATCGGATGCGTGATCGAGGGAGCGACCCAGCACGACGAGATCGTGGTACAGCATGCGGCCCGAAAGATCATCGATCTCTCCCTCGAGTTCAACAAACCGGTGGCGCTGGGCATCTCCGGCCCCGGGATGACGAGGATTGAGGCGACCGAGCGGATCGACTATGCAAAGCGGGCGGTGGAGTCGGCGATCAAGATGATCCAGCGGTTAGAATGAGACCGCTCTCGGCGAAGATCGGTGCGCTGCCCCCCTCTGCCACCATCGAGATCTCCAATACCGCCAAGAAGATGAAGCAGCAGGGGATCGATGTGATCAGCCTCAGCATTGGTGAGCCAGATTTCGATACCCCGGATCATATCAAGCAGGCGTGTATCAGCGCCCTGCTGGCCGGAGAGACTCACTATGCTCCCTCGGCCGGCACACCCGCCCTCCTCTCTGCGATCGCAGAGAAGATCGGTGGGGAGAACAACGTCCCCTGCTCTCCAGGCGACGTGATCGTCACCTGCGGGGCGAAGGACGCGATCTACGAGGCGTTCGAGGCGGTGCTGAACCCCGGCGACGAGGCGCTGCTGCTCGATCCGTCCTGGGTCTCGTACGAGCCGGGTGTCCGGATCGCTGGCGGGACGCCGGTCCATCATCACCTGAGCGAGGAGACCTTCCAGGTGGATGACACCTTCCTCGAAAAGGTCACCAGAAAAACCCGGATGATCGTCGTCAACTCCCCTTCGAACCCGTCCGGTGCGGTCTTCACCGACAGGTCGCTCCGGATGATCGCCGACCTCTGCATCGACCACGACCTGATCGCCCTCTCAGACGAGATCTACGAGAAACTGGTCTATGGTGGTGCAGTTCATCGGTCCCTCGGTTCGATCGACGGGATGGCCGAACGGACGATCACGGTCAACGGGTTCTCGAAGGCCTATGCGATGACCGGCTGGCGGCTTGGATACGCCGTGGCTCCGCCGGCCGTCCTCGCGCAGATGATCAAGGTACAGCAGCACACGATCAGCCATCCGACCACGTTCGCGATGGCCGGCGGGGTCGCTGCACTGAAGGGGGACCAGTCCTGCGTCGAAGCGATGCGGGTCGAGTTCGACCGCCGCCGGCAGTACCTGCTCGGTGCCCTGGCCGACCTCGGGTACAGCACGGCCCCGGCCGAGGGAGCGTTCTATGCCTATGTGAAGACCGGCGGCGACGATCTCGCCATCGCCAAGCAGTGGCTTTTGGAGGCGCATGTGGCCGTCACCCCCGGCACCGCCTTCTCCACCCCCGGCTGGCTCCGTCTCTCGTATGCGGCCTCGCTCGAGACCCTTAAAACGGCGGTCGACCGGATCCGTGTGTTGAACGGGAACTGACCCCGTGCGATTGAGAGGGCCGGCCCACTTTTTTATCAGTTCATGTTATCGGGGTCTCTTTACCTGGCGTCGTACTGCAATGATATCATCAATCAGTATCCTTTCGCTACCCAAGCACATCGGTTCTTGAGATCGAAGGGAGACCTCGCCGGCACGATGCCATGATCCAGGACGTCGGATCCTGCTAGAGGTTAGGGCTATCGTAAGAAAGGGTGCGAGAAATGCAAAACCTGGTGATCGTGGTCACGGTGATTCACCTCCTTGACCTTCTCATTCCAAATATTGAGATCTACATAGATGAAGATGCCTCTATCGAAACTGTCGGGTTGCATATTATAAAGATTACTTAGAGTAATATATCTCAATTATAATCAATAAAACTAATATTCTGTTTAACCTTTAGTTGATTCATGAAATTTCCTCAAAATCGTCATTTCTTCATTGGAATGTTTTTGTTGTTGCTACTGCTCGTGAGCAGCATTCAGATCGCCACAGCGGCGGATAATTATCAGTCTGTGGCGAAGTGGTGGGGCTCCCCGGACGGGGCGTTCTCTTACCCCTATGGGATCGCATTCGACAGTGCGGGGAATGTCTACATCGCTGACTCGGGCAACAATCGGGTCCAGAAGTTCACATCTTCCGGCCTCTTCATCACGATGTGGGGCACCTCCGGCTCTGACAACGGACAGTTCCGGACTCCCACCGGCATCGCGGTGGACAGTGCAGGGAATGTCTACGTCGCCGATAGGGACAACAATCGGGTCCAGAAGTTCACGTCGACCGGTACCTACCTCGCGAAATGGGGGACCTCTGGCACCGGGTCCGGACAGTTCTCTTCTCCTTATGGGGTTGCTATCGACAGCGCAGGGAATGTCTATGTCGTTGATAGGGGTAACCATCGGGTCCAGAAATTCACGTCAAGTGGCATCTTCGTCGCGAAATGGGGCAGTAGTGGCTCTGAAAACGGACAATTCTCGTACCCCGAAGGGATTGCGATCGATGGCACTGGCAACGTCTACGTCGCGGATGAAAGCAACCACCGGGTAGAGAAGTTCACCTCTATCGGTACCTTCCTCACAGCGTGGGGGACCAAGGGATCTGAGGACGGGCAGTTTGCTTATCCCGATGGCGTCGCGGTCGACAGTTTGGGTAATGTTTATGTCGCTGACTCGGGCAACAATCGGGTCCAGAAATTTACATCTTCCGGCGCCTTTATCACGGACTGGGGCAGTTCCGGCACGGGGTCCGGACAGTTCAGTAGCCCCGTTGACATCGCGGTCGACAGTTCGGGCAATGTCTACGTCGCTGAATATTGGAACAACCGGGTCCAGAAATTTGCTCCACAAACTTCTCTCCCGACGGTGACCCCGGTGGCGACACCTGTTCCGACGACGGCGGCGGATATTTATCAGTCCGTGGCGAAGTGGAGTGGCTCCCCAAGCGGAGCGTTCTCTTACCCCTATGGGATCGCATTCGACAGTGCGGGGAATGTCTACGTCGCTGACTCGGGCAACAATCGGGTCCAGAAGTTCACGTCTTCCGGCCTCTTCATCACGATGTGGGGCACCTCCGGCTCTGACAACGGACAGTTCCGGACTCCCACCGGTATCGCGGTGGACAGTGCAGGGAATGTCTACGTCGCCGATAGGGACAACAATCGGGTCCAGAAGTTCACTTCGACCGGTACCTACCTCGCGAAATGGGGGACCTCTGGCACGGGGTCCGGACAGTTCTCTTCCCCTT is part of the Methanosphaerula palustris E1-9c genome and encodes:
- a CDS encoding MBL fold metallo-hydrolase; protein product: MPVRWIPGRDAQANSYLFGDVLVDAGVLPMAVERYKDQISTIILTHGHYDHTAYLKEIAHMCSARVCIHTADAEALFRDEISLANHFGEHSPRIAPDQKLQGGEVIGGLLVIPTPGHTAGSICLYSEEEHLLISGDTVFTDGACGRTDFPTGSAAAMEESLMSLQKLEVEGFYPGHGEPVDHGGAMQIAAAAVLCRRGW
- the purE gene encoding 5-(carboxyamino)imidazole ribonucleotide mutase; this encodes MAVISIIAGSASDQQIVQKVTTVLDEEGIPYDYQVLSAHRDPDRLDEYIRTCDANVFIAIAGLSAALPGVIAARTRRPVIGVPVSGSLGGLDALLSIVQMPKGVPVACVGIDNGANAAYLAIRILHAAGV
- a CDS encoding PAS domain-containing protein, which produces MKRESSPGNEEETDAYRACINEWERTFDAIVDPIYILNTSGEILRVNRAAADLVGMEPEAIIGQHCYHVVHRTEHFTSGCPFVRMKTSLRRESYQVQIQDRWFIATVDPVMDDQNRLLGAVHILTDITELKIGHEAEARLAAIVTSTENAIVGSTPDGTITSWNTGARMLTGYTGEEMVGSSLQRLVRPEDQEGVNTILAAITRGDRLHPTEQMILRKDGSTMEVSLSVSPIFDQAGAITGVSWICRDISGQRRAERALVAYLTEAALRLRNPVAIIRDQLAQVITLVDEGEMTAEHALMLLRVQVSNATQILANIDDLNRMIADEADDIPDAYRRFLMRGT
- the cofH gene encoding 5-amino-6-(D-ribitylamino)uracil--L-tyrosine 4-hydroxyphenyl transferase CofH; its protein translation is MDTDVILHDVLAGRRLTEAEGLHLLSIRGREIFKVLAAADELREERVGEAVTYVRNQNLHVTNICKNLCGFCGFGRRSGDEGAYLNSIDVITENALLAKERGVTEVCFLSGVHPAFTLQSYMDMIGAVHAVILEADIHACSPEEVSFVAKKSGLSTAEVLDQLRAAGLGTLQGTAAEILVQEVRDVICPRKVPGAEWIRIIKEAHGMGIRSTATIMYGSCESARDRIRHLGMLREIQDETGGFTELVPMTYIHQNTPLFMAGKAPSGATGSEDLLLLAVSRLFLDNFDHIQVSWGKLGLKMTQIGLLSGGDDLGGTMYVDDVTVDAGAKEAAYLDPTEMGRICKDLGRPLIERNTVYQPVHRTS
- a CDS encoding S24/S26 family peptidase, producing the protein MSGSKDNPEKPSLLTALRTSEEQKFSLARDLIWVVGVVGGIALLLFLVTGTWPAVVTIESESMTPNMNVGDLVLVVQQDRFGALETLEEGALNGYGKYNSLPNNSGQKVYGDVIIYRPNGDTAIHPIIHRAIRYVNDSVAAAAYHASHGGYITKGDHNTIEDQQGGLAGIGQIQPVKPEWVVGKVLFVVPLVGLLPLHLPEVVVVVVVLMLGYELYLRSRRDESGDQKRKKGKRGR
- the thiC gene encoding phosphomethylpyrimidine synthase ThiC — protein: MCVMHSLIHECLHGVPSEVETIARDEGLVPRQAARAVARGRIAVLANPVRPHRIAAVGEGCRVKVNVNIGTSGQRCDPVLEMEKGRAALAEGADALMDLSTGGDLQAIRKEILTLDAPVGTVPIYEAVRRAGNVTDVDADLLFRVIREHCKQGVDFLTLHCGVNLQALDALKSDPRIMGVVSRGGSFHVAMMLSSGEENPLYAEFDYLLEILADTGVVISLGDGMRPGCMQDAERHAKATEYLTLGRLAKRSLDAGVQRMIEGPGHIPITQVGYNVKMIKELTDDAPLYLLGPLVTDIGAGYDHVVGAIGGAIACMNGADFLCMVSPSEHLALPDVQDIIEGTRVACLSAHIGDLARDPKGHYMQREVQMAEARRRLDWDEQFKLALFGERAKAVHVRDGETETCSMCGDLCALKIVDKLLPAPDVTPKKEE
- a CDS encoding GIY-YIG nuclease family protein, translated to MAGKGIYCLCLRNSPTSLSIGRLGERTFLEGWHLYVGSAQGSGGLARADRHQRLAAARDRRPTWHIDRLLLSDRFRLAVVITAETEAPLECALAAAIGGRSVQGFGSSDCHCRSHLFYRPSDPVGEVCTAMEGLGLAPAIRRVI
- a CDS encoding flavodoxin family protein; protein product: MDVCGLSGSTRLHGNTAALVNIVLDQCTAGGLSTNFVSLAGKEIQPCTGCEYCSTEHRCILEDDWEAVADMVIDAQVLVVGGPVYFYEVCGHLKNFIDRTYSLYHDKRLIGRHGVAIAVHADKGAERAIETLEAFLNTHQFAFIGSVIGRGFKAGDVLNDRRAVSEAERLGDAIVHLLRPND
- a CDS encoding DNA-directed DNA polymerase II small subunit, which produces MLKASEILQRFIETKLQVHPDVVRYLQEQNDPTLVDQVIRDASDQTVVVSPAVIPKLRAERDGTRFLTDPGLEVLAGIAGTSEAVTSVHDYVHYFRDRYNQLGGIVRARAHAMPIEALVKTTRYKQQECTIIGMVGDSRTSTKGHKIVQVEDPTGTIAVLFNKNRPDFSEAERLIPDEVIGVRGTLSPEGTLFFGNQLIRPDIPMNHAPFLSKTPGRAVLISDVHVGSNTFLPEAWDRFAAWLKTADVSYLLIAGDVVDGIGVYPGQEQELVIQNIYEQYNAFGEMLAELPKRLKIVVSPGNHDVVRGAEPQPALPDKFTGSFPENCTVVENPALISLQGVRVLMYHGRSIDDMISLIPGATYENPGQMMEEMLQRRHLAPSYGRRTPIAASKLDRLVINPIPEILLTGHVHIMGITRYRGVLGINAGTWQGQTGFQKQMNINPTPARAVEVDLQTLEYQVRDFNEA
- a CDS encoding YunC family protein: MTETEVHLKGGIGRGIVIPAGPVNLVAVIAARGMVGCGAFDVDALQNFTYPAAKVKPASGPSIQTIDDLLAGTIKSANQAAAALGVREGQTGREALDLLSAN